AAATATGAATAAGGAGGTGATAATTGATGGAGAATTTTGTCTTTCACAATCCAACAAAGATCATCTTCGGAAGGGGAACGATACCAAAGATAGGTGAGGAGATAAAGAATGCCGGAATAAAGAAAGTGCTCTTTCTCTACGGTGGAGGATCCATAAAAAGGAATGGGGTTTACGATCAGGTGGTCGAATCTCTGAGAAAGCATGGAATAGAGTGGGTGGAGGTCTCCGGTGTCAAGCCGAATCCTGTTCTTTCCAAAGTTCATGAGGCGATAGAGGTTGGAAGAAGAGAGAAGGTAGAGGCTGTGCTCGGTGTTGGCGGCGGAAGTGTGATAGATTCGGCGAAAACGGTGGCAGCTGGTATTCTGTACGAGGGTGACATCTGGGATGCCTTCGTTGGGAAATACGTGATAAAAGAGGCTCTTCCTGTCTTCGATGTGTTGACGATCTCTGCTACAGGAACAGAGATGAACGGAAACGCTGTCATAACGAATGAAAAAACGAAAGAAAAATATGGTGTGAGTTCGAGGGCCCTCTATCCCAGAGTTTCGATCATCGATCCTTCCGTTCAGGCCACACTTCCAAAAGAGCAAACGGTGTACGGAGCGGTGGATGCCATCGCTCACATCCTCGAGTACTACTTCGATGGAAGCAGCCCGGAGATCTCAAACGAGATAGCAGAAGGCACTATCAGAACCATCATGAAGATGACAGAAAGGCTCCTTGAAAAACCGGATGATTACGAAGCAAGGGCCAATCTTGCCTGGAGTGCGACCATAGCCCTGAACGGAACGATGGCCGTTGGAAGAAGAGGCGGAGAATGGGCTTGTCATAGAATAGAGCATTCTCTGAGTGCCCTTTACGACATCGCTCACGGTGCGGGTCTGGCAATCGTCTTTCCTGCATGGATGAGGTACGTGTACAGAGAAAATCCTGCGCAGTTTGAAAGGTTTGCGAGGAAAATATTCAACCTCGAAGGAGAGGGTGAGGATCTCATCCTGAGGGGCATAGATTCGTTCAAGAACTGGCTCAGGAAGGTGGGAGCTCCTGTAACTCTCAAAGATGCTGGTATTCCGGAGAAAGACATCGAAAAGATCGTAGACAACGTGATGCTCCTTGTGGAGAAAAATCTGAAACCAAAGGGAGCCACATTGGGTAGGGTGAAGGTTCTGGAGAGAGAAGACGTTCAAGAGATATTGAAAATAGCCGCAAAATGAAATAAAATATCTTGATGATATAATAGGTACGATGCGGAGGCGTGTCCGAACTGGCTAAGGAGCCGGTCTCGAAAACCGGTGGGCCGCAAGGCCCTTGTGGGTTCGAGTCCCACCGCCTCCGCCATTTTTTGTATAATGAAAGCCAGGGGGTATGAGAAATGGATGTCGAAACCGTTGAAAAGGAAGCGATCGAGAAGCTGGAAAGGGTGTCAAACGTTCAGGAACTGGAACTGTTCAGGGTGGAATTTTTTGGGAAAAAGGGAAAGATCACCAGTTTGATGAAAAATCTCAAGAATCTCCCACCTGAAGAAAGGCCCGCCTATGGAAAGAGAGTGAACGAACTCAGAGAAAAGGTAGAAAGGCTTTTCTCCGAAAAGAAGAAACAAATAGAGGAACTTCTTGAAAGAGAAAGAATGGAGAAGATGCGAGTGGACGTTACACTGCCGGGAGCCAGAAGGAAAGTGGGACACTCTCACCCTGTGTTGAAAGTGATGGAAGAGATAGAGAGGATCTTCGTTTCCATGGGATTTGATGTGGTGGAAGGGCCTGAAATAGAAACAACCTGGCACAATTTCGATGCTTTGAACACTCCAGAGTGGCATCCAGCCCGTGACGAACACGATTCGTTCTATATCACAGATGAGCTTCTTCTGCGCACCCATACCTCCCCCGTTCAGATAAGAACCATGCTGGAAAGAAAGCCTCCGATTGCCATCATATCACCTGGAAAGGTTTACAGACGAGATTATGATGCAACACACCTTCCCATGTTCCACCAGGTTGAAGGATTGCATGTCGATAAGGATCTCAGCGTGGCACACTTGAAATTCACCCTCGAGGAGTTTGCCAGGAGGATGTTTGGAGAAAACGCCAGGATTCGTCTTCGACCAAGCTACTTTCCCTTCACAGAGCCGAGTTTTGAAGTGGATGTGTATCTATCCGGTTATGGATGGCTCGAGATACTCGGTGCAGGAATGGTGGATCCAAACGTGTTTTTGAACGTAGGATACGATCCAGAGGAATGGACGGGATATGCGTTTGGAATGGGTGTTGAAAGGATCGCCATGTTGAAATACGGCATCACTGATATCAGAGAATTTGTGAGAAACGATGTAAGGTTCCTCAGTAGCTACTAACGGGGGTGTGACGAGTGCGGGTACCAGAGTCGTGGCTCAGAGAATTCATAGATCTGGACTGGGACATAGAGAAAATAGCAGAAAGGCTTACTTTCTCAGGAACGAGTGTGGAAGACATTCTGAGACCCTTCAACGTGTCCGGTGAAATCGTTACAGCCAGGATAGTTGAAACTTTCCATCATCCTGGATCTGACAAACTCCTAGTGTGCAAAGTGGATACTGGGAAGAGGGTATACACGGTTGTTACAGCCGACAAAACGGTGAAGGAAAAAGATCATGTAATACTTGCTCTCGAAGGAGCCGTGCTGAACAATGGTATCAAGATAGAACCACGCGAGTTTGGAGGAGTTATCTCAGAAGGTATGCTGTGTTCCCTCGAGGAGTTGGGTTTGGAAGAAAAATCCGACCGTGTGTATCGATTCCCTGAACCAGTAGCTCCTGGTGTGAATGTGATAAAAGAGTTTGGCTTGGACGAGAGGGTACTCGATCTTGAGATCACACCGAACAGGCCAGATTGTCTTTCCATCTTGGGGGTGGCAAGAGAACTTTCCGCTTTGAGTGGGAAACCTCTGAAGAAACCTTCTCCCAGGGTTTCGTTTGTGGATGAAGAAATTCATTTCGATGTGATCGTGGAGGATGTTGATGGTTGTCCGAGATACACCGCCCGCATAGTGAAAGGGGTTACCGTGAAGGACTCCCCGCTTTGGTTGAAAGCAAGACTCGTTGCCTCAGGAATGAGATCACTGAACAGCGTAGTCGATGTAACTAACTACGTGATGCTCGAACTTGGACATCCTGTTCACGCGTTCGACATGAACAGGCTCAAAAACAAGAGGATAGTCGTGAAGACCGCGAAGGGTGGAGAAAGAGTTGTTCTGCTCGACGAGAAGGAGTACGAGTTGAAAGGTGGAGAGGTTCTGATAACCGATGGGGAAAACATCCTAGCTCTCGGTGGTATCATGGGTGGAATGGAATCCGGTGTGTATGAAGACACAAGGGATCTGGTGCTCGAAGTGGCTTACTTCGATCCAGTCAGAATAAGAAAGGCGTCCAAGGCACATGGAATCAGTTCTGAGTCTTCTTACAGGTTCGAGCGTGGTGTCGATCCCAACGATGCAGACCTGGTATCTTTGAGACTTTCAGAGATGATCCAGAAACTCGCTGGGGGTGTTGTACTTAGAAAATTCTGGGATGTGTATCCGAAGAAGATAGAACCAAAGAGGGTGTTTCTCAGAAAAGAGAGAGTCGAAAAGATTTTGGGGACAAAGGTCGAAGAGCCTGGCAGAATACTCGAGCGTCTGGAGTTTCAGGTGAAAAGTGTGGAGGATGGGTACGAAGTCGTGGTTCCTACTTTCAGGCCGGACGTAGAAAGAGAGATAGACCTGATCGAGGAAATAGGGAGGATAAACGGCTATGAAAAGATAGAACCCAGGGTTATAAGCTTGCCCGCCGTGAACACTGGCTGGAACAGAAAGCAGCTTTTCAGGAAAGAGATTTCTCACTTCATGAAAGGAATGGGATTTGACGAGATTGTGAGTTTTTCTTTCCTGAACTCTGAAAAGATGAGAAAATGGCCTGTTGTAAAAAGAGAACCGATCCTTCTTACAAATCCCATCTCTTCGGATATGGACGCGATGCGATACACGCTCTTTCACAGCATGATTCAGGTGCTGTCTGAGAATTTCAAGAGACAGAACAGAAATCTCAAACTCTTTGAGATCGGGAAGATCTACTACAGAGAGGGCGGTGAGTACAGAGAAGTTGAAACGTTGTCGGCCGCGGCCTGTGGACTGGAGAATCCAGACGACTACACCGACAAAAGGAAGGTATCTTTCTATACAGTGAAAGGAATTCTTGACGAGCTGTTTCAAAGATACGGCGTACGTGCCGAGTACAGAGAAGCAGAACTGACAGGGTTCTTCCCGACGAGAACCGCTCGTATCTTCTCTGAGGGAAAAGAACTTGGGTTTCTGGGAATGGTCGATCCAAAGCTTCTTGATGAATATGACGTTAAAGAAGAAACTTACTTCTTTGAAATTGATCTGGAGACATTCATGGAGCTTGCTTCAGAGGAACCTGCTTATAGACCCACCCCGAAATTCCCTGCTGTTCGAAGAGACGTTTCCTTTTTGCTTCCAAGAGGATTCAAATCCCTCGAAATACTGAACCTCTTCAGAAAAGTGGGTGAGTCTCTCGTGGAAGAGGTGGGAGTGTTCGACGTTTACGAAGGAAAGGGCGTCCCGGAAGGTATGGTGAGTGTTACCTTCTATGTGATATTCAGACATCCAGAAAGAACACTGACGGATGAAGAGGTGAATCAGATCTTCGAAAGAATGGTTCAGCGTGCAGAAGAGAAATTCGGCGTGAAGAGAAGATTCTAAAAAAAGAGGGGCTATTGCCCCTCTTCTGTTTTTGTGTTCAAAAGTCCTTTGAGGATCATTTCCTGTATACTCTGAAGCAACTTCTGGTCTTTCGGAACGTCTCCCATCGAATTGACTATGAGTTCTGCGGCGGCTCGCGAGTCCAGATCCTTCGGTACGTAGTTTTGCTCTTTTCCTTCATCTATCAACTTCTCAACCCGTTTTATGAAGTTTTCGTATCTTTCTCTCAAAACCGACCACTTTTCTTTCTCCTCGAAGCGGATCGTTGTTTTCTCCTTCTCTATTATTTCGTTCAGTACCGACTTGTTCAACACGAAGTCAACGTACGACTTCAAGAACTTTTTGATCTTGGCAAAGTAGGAGTTCGTCTCCTTTGTAACGGTGAAGAGATGGTTTTCCAGTTCTTCTAAAGCCTCTCTCCAGACCTCTTCAAATAGTTTGTCCTTGCTCGGGAAATAGTAGTATATGAGAGCCTTTTTCACACCTGCCTCTCGTGCGATTTCCTCCATGCTGACACCGTCGTATCCATACTTTGAAAAGGCCTTCTTCGCTGCCTCCAGTATCTTTCTCCTTGTTTCAGAGCCCAATTTGACCCCTCCATCTCAATCCCTGTAACGTTTGTCCACCGCAAGGAGCTTTTCTTTGTCTGCGTACCTTCTCATTCTCACTTCGTAGTTATAAACACCTCTGTTTGCCGGGTATATTTCGGAGTATCCTTCCTCGTACCAGAGTTTGTCTGCGTACTTCTTCCATTCGGCAGCGAGTTTGTCGATCTCGGGTGCAAGTTCGGTGATGATTCTCTCAGAACCCTCATGTTGAGGCTTTGCGTTGAATGACTTCACCATGGCTCTGAACACCTTCGGGTTGTCTATTATTGGGCATGGTCTGAAGAGGTTGTCACTGTAGGGAATCATTCGTTTGTATGCCTCGAAGAACGGTGACCTAAGAATGTCGATGAGTTTCTTTTCACGGATGCTGTCAACGGCGAACTGCTGGAAGACGCAGGGTTCCACATATCCTTTTGCGTTTATGTGGAGATATTTGGCACCCGCCGCAAGACAACCGTTGGTGAGGAATCCATGGTTCCAGAAATCGGCAACGAAGGCGAATCTTCCACTGAGCCTGATCTGTTCGAGTTTGTGGAACCTCTCGTATCTCTGTTTTGGCGTGGGAACGAGGTCCATGGATGGGTTCATTCCAACGGGCATGAACTGGTACACCCAGACGTAGGAGACACCTTGTTCTTTCAGGAAGTCCCAGAACTCATCTTTCATAAGGGTATCGTGGTTCATTCTGGTTGCTGTTACGGAAGCTCCAAAGATTACACCATATCTTCTCAATCTTTCCCACGCTTCGAGGATCTTTTTGAATATGCCTCTTCCTCTTCTCCAGTCTGTGTCTGTTTCGAAACCTTCCACCGAAATGGAGAGCGTCACGTTTCCAAGTTCCGATAGTTTCTTTGCTGTTTCTTCCTTTATCAACGTTCCATTCGTATAGACAAGGAAATAGCTGTCCTTGAACTCTTCAAAGATGTCCATCAGGTGCGGCCAGAAGAAGGGTTCTCCTCCTGTGATGATGAAGAAGTATATTCCGAGGTCGTTGGCCTGTCTCAAAATGTCTCTGACTTCGTCGTGGGAAAGTTCGTACTTTCTGCCATAGAGTCCTGCATAGCATCCAACACAGTTCAAGTTACATGCGTAGGTGGGACTCAGAACGAGGAGTTTTGGAAGGACGGTTTTGTACTCGTGCATCTTCTCCTGCCTTATGGGTTCTCCGAGTGCGAACTCGTTGATGATCAGGTTGTTTATAACCCCTTCTACACATTTTGGACTCGCTTTTTTGAAGACGTTGACCCATGACATCACCATGGGATGTCTTTCTTTGGCGAGGTCTGCAAGTTTTCGAAGGCCACTCTTCGAGGGTTCTTTCGTGAACATACTGAGGGTTCCGAATATCTTTCCTAGGGTTTCCACATCGGCGTTTCTCACAAAAGATCCGACGAGTTTTCCTGCCTGTCGATAGATCATTCCTTTGATTCCACCTACTGGCATTGAATCACCTCCATCTTTTTTTACTTACCGGTCGGTAAAAGATTCTATGCCCACAAGATGAAATATACATTGCGCGTTTGTTACTTTATGTTGTATCTGGAGAGATTTATCGCACAGATGGCTTCATCTTTCTCGTAACCTTTCAACAGATAATACGCCTTGCATCCTCCTCCGCATTCTTTCAAAACTGGACACGCCGAACATGATTCGGGAGAGGGCAAGGGTTTGTATTCGTTCCATATTTCGGAAAACTTCTTTTCTCGCACATTTCCCATGTAGTACTCTTTGTTGTACCTGAAATGTCCGCATGGTACGACGGTTCCTTCAACGAGTATCGAGGCATGGGTGATACCGGCGGAGCAAGGGGCACCGGATATGGATTCTTCCACGTAGAACGTCAGCCGGTCTCTGTAAGTATTTACAACTTCGAGAACGTATCTTATGGCCCTTTTCCATTCTTCAGGATTCATATCCAGTTCTTTCGCGTGGACCATTCCTCTTCCAACCGGGATGAACCTGTCCACGTACAGAGCATTGACTCCCAGTTTCAGGGCTAGTTTTACCATGTCTTCGAACTTTCTCCAGTTCATTCTGTTTATCACGTTGAGTATCGTGACCTGAAAACCCTCGTTTATGAAATTTTTGATGCCCTCGACCGCTCTTTCGAAGTTGCCCTTTCCTCTCACATAATCGTTCGTCTCAGGATCTGGTCCCTCCAGCGATACACCAATCAGTACATATGGATTGGCTCTTTTTATTTTCTGAACCATTTCTCTGGTGGCAAGGGATCCGTTCGTGTTTATCATGAGTCTTTGACCTATCTCTCTGCCGAAGGCAAGTATGTCAAGAAGCCTTGGATGGAGAAGTGGCTCACCTCCCACAAGATCCAGGGCCCACACGTCGAGTTTCCTCAAGTCGATCATCAGTTCTTTTATCTCCTCGAAACTCAACTCGCCTGGATGAGGCTCTCCCGCTTCGCAGTAACAGTGCTTGCATCTGAAGTTGCATCTTGTTGTCAACTCGTACTCTACTATGAATGGGGGTTTTCGCATTCAATCACCTCCAGATAGATTTTAACTCCTGGGATAGATCTGAAAGGAGAGGACTCTAATTGTAATGATCCTTACAAGTCCAATTAAAGGTTTGGGAATAAAATCTATCGTGAGGTGATGCCACTTGGGAAAAAAGGTGTCCAAGAATCCCAGAGTACTCTCACAGATAGAACTCCTCAGAATGATGGCCGGTGGAGATGAGAATGCCCTCAGGGAAATAAAGAGAAGGCTGGGTTTTGATGAAAAGAAAGAAAGAGAGAACAATGAAAGACGAAAGATCTCCGATAACGTTTGATCATTTCTCTGTTTTCGCCAACGGAGAGCAAATTTTAGAAGATATCACCATTTCCTTTGTTAAAGGAATAAATGTTCTGTATGGGTCCCGGGGTTCAGGTAAATCCACCCTTCTTCGAGCGGTTGTCAAGTTGAATGATGAAATACTGGAAGGTGTGACGGAAGGCGGAACGGTTTATCTTTTCGGACAGGATGTGAGAGAACTCGATGACACCTATGTAAGAAAGAAGGCTCTGTACCTTGATACGAGTTTCATCGACGCCATGAACCATTACAGTTTCGAAGAGTTTTTGGGGTTGAGTTTGAAGAAGAAGGTGGATCTTGAAAAAATCTCCGAAAGACTGGATGATCTGGGAATATTGAGAATGCTGACGCTGGGACGCAAAACCCCCCTTTCTGTTTTTTCACCCGCCGAAAAGATTTCCCTCCTCCTTTTCATACTGGAACAGAAGCAACCCGAGATCATACTGATGGATTGTCTGCTGGATCACCTCGACGATGAAAATCTTGAAAGAATCATCGGTACGTTCTTCAAGATGAAAAAAGATAGGACCTTCATCATTTCCACACGCATCCTCCAGAGGTTTCTCTACATTGCGGATTTGTTGGTGATGTTGAATGATGGTAGAATCAATTATACGGGAACTCCCAGAGATTTTGTTTTGAAGATGTGAAGAACCGTTTCACGAACGAGGTGATCCTATGGTACTGACCGTCACGTTGAATCCCGCACTGGACCGGGAGATCTTCATAGACGATTTCCAGGTGAACAAATTATACAGGTTGAGAGATCTGAGCAGGTCTCAAATGACACCTGGTGGAAAAGGAATAAACGTTTCCGTAGCCCTTTCAAGGCTCGGGGTTCCTTCAGTAGCCACCGGATTCGTGGGAGGTCACATAGGACGAATTCTTGTAGAGGAACTACGGAAGATCTCGAATCTGATCACCACGAATTTTGTTTACGTGGATGGGGAGACGAGGGAGAACATAGAGATCATAGACGAAAAGAATCAAACCATAACGGCCATAAATTTTCCTGGTCCAGAAATCGGTGAAGATGATCTGAATCATTTTTTGAGAAGGTACAGGATGACCCTCTCGAAGGTCGATTGTGTGGTCATCTCTGGGAGCATACCACTCGGAGTAAGTGAAGACGTCTGTTACGAACTGGTGAAACTTGCGCGTGAGAAGGGAATCTTTGTCTTTGTGGAACAGGCACCCAGATTGCTCGAAAGAACACTGACAGGTCCGGAGTATCCAAACGTGGTGAAACCGGACTTGAGAGGGAATCATCTGGCACTTTTCGGTATGGAGCTCAAAACCTTTGAAGACTACGTTCGGCTTGCAGAGAAGATAGCAGAAAAATCTCAGGTCGCAGTTGTCTCCTACGAGGTGAAAAACGATATAGTTGCCACAAAGGACGGTGTGTGGATCATAAAATCGAAAGGGGAGATAGATGCGTCCCATCTGCTCGGTGCGGGAGATGCTTACGTAGCCGGAATGGTTTACTATTTCGTCACCCACGGAGCGAATTTCCTGGAGATGGCAAAGTTTGGTTTTGCTTCTGCACTCGCTGCAACAAGGAGAAAAGAAAAATACATGCCGGATCTCGAGGCAATAAAAAAGGAATACGATCACTTCACCGTGGAGAGGGTGAAGTAAATGAGAGTGAAGGATGCCGTTATTTATGATATATCAGCTGTATTCGAAGATGAAACTGTGGAAACGGTCATAAAACTTCTGTCAAGGCAGAATCTCTCTGGAATACCCGTTGTCGACCACGACATGCGAGTTGTGGGGTTTGTCAGTGAGAGTGATCTGATAAAGGCCCTGGTTCCCAGTTATTTTTCTCTTCTCAGATCCGCTTCTTTCATCCCGGACACCAACCAGTTGATCAGAAATATAGTCAAAATAAAGGACAAACCCATATCGAATTACATGAGCAAACCACCTGTTGTGGTGAAGGAGGACGACCCTCTCATAGTGGCGGCGGATTATCTCATAAGACATGGTTTCAAGGCACTACCTGTGGTCGATGATAGTATGCAACTTGTCGGTATCGTCAGAAGGATAGACATTCTGAAAGTGGTTTCGGAGGGGAAGCTTGAGATATGAGAACGGTGAGAATCGAGACCTTTGGATGTAAGGTGAACCAGTACGAAAGTGAATACATGGCCGAACAGCTCGAAAAGGCCGGCTATACCGTTTTGCCGGCTGGTGAGGCTTCTTATTACATAATAAACTCCTGCGTGGTCACCCAGGAAGTGGAGAAAAAGGTAAGAAGGCTAGTTAAAAGCATACGAAGGAAGAACAGGGATGCAAAGATCGTTCTCACAGGATGTTTTGCGCAGCTCTCTCCTGAAGAGGCAAAGAAGCTTCCCGTGAACATGGTCCTTGGAATCTCGGAGAAGAAGAACATAGTCGATCATCTCCTCTCTCTGAACGGTGAGCAGAAACTGGTGGTGTCGGCTCCTGACAGTCCTGTCTACGAAAAGGTGAAGGGAAGTTTTGAGGATAGAACGAGAGCCTACATAAAGGTGGAGGACGGATGTGACAACGGCTGCACTTACTGTGCTATAAGGTTTGCACGTGGAACGAAGGTGAGAAGCAAGCCACTGGAGTTGTTCAAAGAAGAATTCGAGAAGATGGTGATGAAGGGATACAAGGAGATCGTCATCACGGGAGTTAACCTTGGAAAGTACGGGAAGGATATCGGGACCACCCTGGTCGATCTTTTGAAGAGCGTAGAACGTGTTCCCGGCGATTACAGAGTGCGTCTCAGTTCTCTGAACGTAGAGGACATAACGGACGAACTCGTGGAAGTTTTCCGGGACAACCCCAGACTGTGCCCGCATCTCCACATATCTGTTCAGAGTGGTTCAGACAGAGTTCTGAAGAGAATGGGAAGGCGGTACAGTTCCTCCGACTTTCTGAAAGTGGTGGAAAAACTGAGAAGTATCGATCCCGATTTTTCCATAACAACGGATATCATCGTTGGGTTCCCAGGGGAGACGGACGAGGATTTCCTGGAGACTGTGAAACTACTGGAAGAGGTCGAATTCAGCAGAGTTCACATATTCAGGTACTCTCCCAGGCCAGGAACCCCTGCGAGTACCTTTTCCGATGCTGTCCCTGAACACAAGAAGAAAGAACGATTGAACATTTTAAAGGAAAAGGCAAAAGAAGTGTCTCACAGATACAAAAGGCGGACGGTGAACAAGAGGAGGAAAGTTCTTGCAGAGTGGTACATCGCAAAGGGCGTGCTTTCAGGATACGACGAATACTACGTTAAACACGAATTTGTGGGTGACGGTATAGGGATGTTCCACGATGTGAGAGTGAAGTCTCTTTCGGAAGAAGGAGTGATTTCCTGTCGTGTTGATCTGGCAGAAAGGGCGGTTCATTCACGCGGATGAATTCTTTCTGAACTACGAGATGTTTGATGAGGTTTCCCAGGGACTCGTTTATGAAACTCTGCGAACGTACAACAGAGTTCCTTTTGCCGCTTACAAACACTACAATCGACTGATGAGGTCTGTTTCTTTTTTTGATATTCCCTTTTCCATGACATTTGAAGAGTTCGTCGACATACTGAAAAAGGGCACCCGGCAGATCGATCGTGAAAGCAGAATAAAAGTGCTTCTCTCTGTGCAAACTGCTGAGTTGTTCTTTGTTTTTTCGCCGCTGAACATTCCAGACGTCGAAGAGGGAGTGAATGTGAAAATATCGAAGGTCAGAAGGATTCCCGATCTTTCCACACCGCCGAGTTTGAAGATAACCGGAAGAACAGACATTCTGCTTGCTCGAAGGGAGATTGGGGAATATTACGATGTGATTTTGACAGGTGTGAATGGTCAGGTCTGTGAAGGAAGTTTCAGCAACGTTTTTCTGGTGAAAGAAGGAAGGTTGATCACCCCCTCCATCGAATCTGGTATCCTCGATGGCATAACCCGTGAAAACGTGATAAAACTTGCAAACAGATTGGAAATTCCACTGGAAGAAAGATATGTGTGGGTCTGGGAACTGTTTGAGGCAGACGAGATGTTCTTGACCCACACGAGTGTAGGAATCGTTCCTGTGAGGAGGCTCAACGATCATCTGTTTTTCGAGGAAGAACCAGGACCCATAACATCGACGTTGATGGAAAATTTCGAACCCTTCATTTTGAATCTGGAGGAAAACTGGGTGGGAACATGAAGCCTATTGGAAAATTGTTCGAGGAACTTGCGGGTGAAGACCCCCTGTTTTCTGAATTGAAAACGAGGATGCTCTTGATGGACTGGATAAACCTTGTGAGTCCTGTCATTGCCAGACATACGGTGGTGGAGAAGGTTGAAAATGGTATCGTTCATGTCGTCTGTGATGATTCGCTGTGGCTGACCGAACTTTCTCTTCAGAAGGACAGAATTCTTCAAATACTCAACGAGAAAGCAGGAAAGAAGATGTTCAGAGACATGGTGTTCAGGAGGGGAAAGATCAATGGAAAAATACTCGGCTGAGAGCATAAAGGTTTTGAAAGGGTTGGAACCCGTTCGAATGCGCCCTGGAATGTACATCGGCTCTACAGGAAAGCGCGGTTTGCACCACCTTGTGTACGAGGTGGTCGACAACAGTGTCGATGAGTCTCTTGCGGGCTACTGCGACTGGATCAAAGTAACACTGCATGAGGATGGCAGTGTTGAGGTTGAGGATAACGGAAGGGGTATTCCTGTCGACGTTCATCCGGAGGAAGGAAGAAGCGCTCTTGAAGTGGTTTTCACCGTTCTTCATGCAGGAGGAAAGTTTTCCAAAGATTCCTACAAAATAAGTGGTGGACTCCATGGTGTGGGAGTTTCTGTGGTGAACGCACTTTCTGAATGGCTCGAGGTGAGAGTTCATCGAGACGGTAAGATCTACAGACAGAGGTACGAAAGGGGAAGATCGGTCACACCTGTTGAGGTGATCGGTGAAACTGACAAACACGGTACAGTCGTCCGGTTCAAACCGGATCCTCTTATATTCTCTGAGACCGAATTCGATCCCGACATACTCGAACACAGGTTGAGAGAAATCGCCTTTCTCGTACCGGGATTGAAAATAGAGTTCGAAGACAGAATAAACAACGAGAAGAAAACGTTCAAATTCGATGGTGGTCTGATAGAATTCGTGAAGTATCTGAATCGTGGAAAAAAGGTGCTCCATGACGTGGTGTATCTGAAGAGAACGGAGAAAGTCAAAGTCAAAGACAAAGAAGACGAGGTAGTCGTGGAAATCGCCTTTCAGTACACTGATTCTTATTCAGAGGAGATTCTTTCCTTTGCGAACACCATAAAAACTGTCGATGGAGGAACACACGTTACAGCCTTCAAAACAACTCTCACGAGGCTGATGAACGAATATGGAAGAAAACATAACTTTTTGAAGAACGGAGACTCCTTCCAGGGAGATGACGTACGAGAGGGGCTCACCGCTGTTATAAGTGTGTATGTGAAGAACCCGGAGTTTGAGGGGCAGACCAAGTCAAAGCTCGGCAACGAAGAAGTGAAAGAAGCGGTGAACAGGGCAATGAGGGAGGAGTTGAAGAAGATTTTCGACGCCAGCCCCGATCTTGTCAGGACAATACTGTCGAAGATAATGAACACAAAACAGGCAAGGG
This genomic window from Thermotoga sp. SG1 contains:
- a CDS encoding TetR/AcrR family transcriptional regulator, encoding MGSETRRKILEAAKKAFSKYGYDGVSMEEIAREAGVKKALIYYYFPSKDKLFEEVWREALEELENHLFTVTKETNSYFAKIKKFLKSYVDFVLNKSVLNEIIEKEKTTIRFEEKEKWSVLRERYENFIKRVEKLIDEGKEQNYVPKDLDSRAAAELIVNSMGDVPKDQKLLQSIQEMILKGLLNTKTEEGQ
- the pheS gene encoding phenylalanine--tRNA ligase subunit alpha — encoded protein: MDVETVEKEAIEKLERVSNVQELELFRVEFFGKKGKITSLMKNLKNLPPEERPAYGKRVNELREKVERLFSEKKKQIEELLERERMEKMRVDVTLPGARRKVGHSHPVLKVMEEIERIFVSMGFDVVEGPEIETTWHNFDALNTPEWHPARDEHDSFYITDELLLRTHTSPVQIRTMLERKPPIAIISPGKVYRRDYDATHLPMFHQVEGLHVDKDLSVAHLKFTLEEFARRMFGENARIRLRPSYFPFTEPSFEVDVYLSGYGWLEILGAGMVDPNVFLNVGYDPEEWTGYAFGMGVERIAMLKYGITDIREFVRNDVRFLSSY
- a CDS encoding iron-containing alcohol dehydrogenase translates to MENFVFHNPTKIIFGRGTIPKIGEEIKNAGIKKVLFLYGGGSIKRNGVYDQVVESLRKHGIEWVEVSGVKPNPVLSKVHEAIEVGRREKVEAVLGVGGGSVIDSAKTVAAGILYEGDIWDAFVGKYVIKEALPVFDVLTISATGTEMNGNAVITNEKTKEKYGVSSRALYPRVSIIDPSVQATLPKEQTVYGAVDAIAHILEYYFDGSSPEISNEIAEGTIRTIMKMTERLLEKPDDYEARANLAWSATIALNGTMAVGRRGGEWACHRIEHSLSALYDIAHGAGLAIVFPAWMRYVYRENPAQFERFARKIFNLEGEGEDLILRGIDSFKNWLRKVGAPVTLKDAGIPEKDIEKIVDNVMLLVEKNLKPKGATLGRVKVLEREDVQEILKIAAK
- the pheT gene encoding phenylalanine--tRNA ligase subunit beta, which produces MRVPESWLREFIDLDWDIEKIAERLTFSGTSVEDILRPFNVSGEIVTARIVETFHHPGSDKLLVCKVDTGKRVYTVVTADKTVKEKDHVILALEGAVLNNGIKIEPREFGGVISEGMLCSLEELGLEEKSDRVYRFPEPVAPGVNVIKEFGLDERVLDLEITPNRPDCLSILGVARELSALSGKPLKKPSPRVSFVDEEIHFDVIVEDVDGCPRYTARIVKGVTVKDSPLWLKARLVASGMRSLNSVVDVTNYVMLELGHPVHAFDMNRLKNKRIVVKTAKGGERVVLLDEKEYELKGGEVLITDGENILALGGIMGGMESGVYEDTRDLVLEVAYFDPVRIRKASKAHGISSESSYRFERGVDPNDADLVSLRLSEMIQKLAGGVVLRKFWDVYPKKIEPKRVFLRKERVEKILGTKVEEPGRILERLEFQVKSVEDGYEVVVPTFRPDVEREIDLIEEIGRINGYEKIEPRVISLPAVNTGWNRKQLFRKEISHFMKGMGFDEIVSFSFLNSEKMRKWPVVKREPILLTNPISSDMDAMRYTLFHSMIQVLSENFKRQNRNLKLFEIGKIYYREGGEYREVETLSAAACGLENPDDYTDKRKVSFYTVKGILDELFQRYGVRAEYREAELTGFFPTRTARIFSEGKELGFLGMVDPKLLDEYDVKEETYFFEIDLETFMELASEEPAYRPTPKFPAVRRDVSFLLPRGFKSLEILNLFRKVGESLVEEVGVFDVYEGKGVPEGMVSVTFYVIFRHPERTLTDEEVNQIFERMVQRAEEKFGVKRRF